The stretch of DNA agcgaggtcgattgatggtcattttgtgctccttccattttcaaacaatcgcaccaacagttgtcaccttctctcccagcttcttgctaatggttttgtagcccattccagccttgtgcaggtctacaattttgtctctgacatccttggacagctctttggtctttcccatgttggagagtttggagtctgcttgattgattgattctgtggacaggtgtcttttatacaggtgactagttaagacaggtgtccttaatgaggttgactaattgagtagaagtgtctaaccactctgtgggagccagaactcttaatggttggtaggagttcaaaaacttatttcactcaatgaaatgcaagtcagttgctatcttttatttaaagttattttttcgattttccttttgatgtgctatctgccactgttaaaataaacctaccattgaaatgatactgttctgagacttttcatttcttgtcattggacaaacttacaaaatcagtgaggggtcaaataattatttcctccactgtatattagaTTAAAGTTCCCCataattattttattgatttaatatATCTGAATATTTGCCATTATCTTCAGACACTCCAAGCACTGCAAGTCGAGCCAATTTCAGTCCAAGTCCCAAATAGCTgcagaaaacaaataaaacacaattttaaacCCCTTATCTGAAACCAAAGCCTCTATTTAAGTATACAATACTCATACTGTAAATGTGGATATTTTGCAATTATATTCCCCATATAGAGGGCATTGTAACACGCTCCTAATTTCCTGCTGACCAATGAACCATAAAATAAAGTATACGGAGAGCCATGGATCAATTGGTTTAACATCTCAACATACAAGCAATGACAATGTTTACCTGGGTAATCGATATAGAATaatttaaagagattctgtcatgtcaaaatacatcagttaatagagcttctccagcagaatcctgcattgaaatccttttttcaaaagagaaaacagatttttttatatttaattttgaaatatcacatggggctagtcatataaTTCATTATTcttcctgtgctctgataaacttcagtgacactttactgctgcgctgcaatttAGAATGCTAtgacccccctccctccccccccccaggatctgatcagcaaaacaatgagaAGGtcgcaagatagcagctacctgacacctgtattgctaaaaaagcTCCCatgcccacctagtggtagatatcagaatagctcaggcacaatgcactgagatggctgcctacacaccaatattacaactaaaaaaacatatttcaaaaataaaattttaaatgatagagtgaattatttgcaatgtggacagtgtaatatagtaataaaaactatataccataaaaatcatgacagagtcCCTTTAAATTAAGCACTGCTGATGCTACTACAGCATAATATAATCAGCATCTGTAATATTCAGATGTGTGTGCAAGGTTCCAACTTGTGATGCCTTGTCAGTGTACGGTgaatatctatcatctacctgTGAGTATAAAGCCGGTATGTGCTGTTAAACAGCTCAACAGAGGCAAGGAAGTCGTGTGGTGTCTGATCCAGTGTATTCTGAGAATGAGAGGATGAAGAAGGTCAAGAAATGGGACTGATTTAACATAAGGCTTGTCATcctaaaaagtgaaaaaaagaggAAAGTAGGATTCCAGCCTAGCTGTGACCTTTATACTAGGGATGCTCCGAATCCACtagtttgggattcagctgaactcTAAATCCTTTGTGAATGATTTCTCTGAATACTGAAAGGAATCCtaattgcatatacaaattaaaagatgcaaattaggacaaggaagggttaaagagaaccgcacACGTAGCGTGTGGCAAAAGTTTTCACCTTCTGTGAAGTTTCCTGAGTTCGGATTCGAATTTGGTAGACCAGGAGcgtgggtttggccaaatcctgctaaaaaaaagcagaatcttggccgaatcccgaaacAAAtgctggattctgtgcatccctactttttacaTATAACAGAACCCTCAACTGCTGCAGTACAGATTCTAGAATACTTGAGGGTTAATTTCCTGGAATAGCAAATACTATAACTATACTGACTGCCATGGGAGACATAGAGATGGCGCAAAGCATCTGGCACACCCAGCACAACATGCTAGTTTGGGAGTGTGTGGTAGCAAGAACAGAGGGGTGGTTCTTTTGGGAAGCATAAACCAAATTGCATCCCTGGGAGGGGATATTTAAACTTTTGTTATGTCTTAAATAATGCTGAAACTAGATCACAACTAATGAATAGTTTTTCatgtatctataaccttgttaaaAATTAAAGGACTCAAAATATTTCAAAACTTCTGAAGCAACCCTTAAAAGGAAACTCTTGTTAACTTGCTTCCTAGTGTTAACAATTTCACTGATGTTGTTGGAGACCTAAAAATCTAAGGAGCTTAAAAGACATCATTTTTATTGGCTACAAAATACACTTTAAAACCTTACCTTGGTTAAAGGCAGGAAGGTGATCTGAGTGGATCCGCCCCCCAAATCCAAAATTCCAACAGTTCGATGACTGTGCAACCGACCTGAACAACATATTATCCTTTGAATGTGCAATTGTTAATTACCCTAATTACTTTGACCTTGCTGAACATAGTAAATAGAAAACCCCTGTAGGGCTGTGCTCCATTCAAATGTTGTAGTCAGATTAGTAAATATAGCTGCAGGTTGGGGCACATCCTGGTAACTTGGTGTCTTGACATTTGCCTACAGGGAGCCCTGTAAATGCAGCCTAGTAGGTGCAGTGCAAAAATGTCTCATGGATTTTACTGAGGAAAAAAATATTGGTTAGAGCATTAAGCATGAAAGATATTAGCATAAACGTCACTAAAATGACCCAAAATGATCACTATATCAATCTAACCAAATTAAAGAtgactagggctcatttactaagggaAAAGAGCTAAGTGCATTAATGTGGCCAAACTTTTGGCTATTAAAATGCTGCCCTACCAGGTAGTGTGTTGTGAATTTGTCTCTGTTGCTCTCAACTGATAACTTCATGAGCAAAATTGCAGTGGGGCTTACACACCACACACTGTACTAAACACATGCACCATATGACCCTGGCAGCCATAGGTGCTTAATTGTGCACCTATAGGAAAGTTTGAAATAAGAGGAGTACACTGGGACACCCGTGTACCCTCCAAATGGCAGGTTCAACTTCTACCCAAATGTACCCTATTTACTACCTGTCACAAATCTTTGTACCTTCAGAGTCAAGCACAAATATTTGTGACAAAGTGCAGCAAGTGCAATTACATTGGAACCATAAGAAAGAAAAGTTCTTAACTCTGTAGCTGGttatagagttaaaaaaaaaagtagtagtgTCATGTGTTGTTTTGGTCCCTAACATAAGGAGCATCGAACAgaaaatgatttacaaaaatgttggtCAGATGCCAAAGAAAGAGATAACAGATTgtacaataaaatgttaatttgaaactaatgggaaaaaaacatcacTGCTAAATTAAGACTTTAAATTAGTTAATAAATACCTTCCCTCAGAAAGTGCAGGAAACTATTTTCGAATCTAGGACCTCATTCAAAGGGGGAGAAGGGTGATTTTAATCCCATAAGCATACTAGACAAATGTACCTGTTAAAAAGTTCACTGTAATCCAAGCAAAAATTCCTGCAAGGAGTAAACaacaaatagaaaatatatttaggCCCAGCACATCTAGAGAAATGTTGCAGcctggtttggaaaaatatattCCTGTCcataatttttaattaaaacaaaatcaaGGCAGATAAACATAATTATAGGATGTCACAATGCAATGATAGGAGAATAATACACTAAGAATGAATTCACAGAATTACCTAATTTGACTTAATTTTACTGACCAAGAGGTCaccatggaaaaaaaatgccATAAGAAAATTAAATGTCCCACCTTCATCTGCTCCATTTATGATGCTGACACTGTTCTCTGGAACCAGGAATGGTGATTCACGAAATACTTCTCTTACCTGTGGAcagatttacaaataacttgctGTATAATGTATACATTGTATGTGCCAAGCTAGAAAATAACACGTTTCTCTGTGCAATTGAAGATGAAACAAGATACAATTCATAGAAAACCATCTCTACGAAACGCTACTGTTTGCAGGTTGGGGTGGCCCTTGATCACATAAAACTTATTTGGAAAAGGCAAAGGAATGTAAGAACCTTtgttacaatgaaaaaaaatcagtccCTTGAGTATGGGATACATTTAAAGCTAAATACACTGAATAAATATATTCAGATAAtacttatcatttatttttatagccaGTTTCTCTATGCTGTAACCAATGCCAATCTCTATAATTTACTTATATAACACTGACACATGAGCTTTGAACTGAAACAAACCATACACATttcatgcagatagtgccctgcttGTAATCAAATTCAGGACCCCAGCAGTACAGCTATTCTTTTTCTACCATGCCATCTCACCTCTGACAATAGAGCATCTGACTGAGTTTCAGGAAGCAGTCGAAGGCCGGCAGTTGCTTTTAGAACAACGGGAGTGTGTGACCACTGAGTGGAGGGAACCTCCTTTTGTGCCAAGTCCAGTAACAAACGCACTGTGGCTGCACCCTGAAGTAACATGGTATATGATTCTTTAATTCTGAAAGTGGTAAGTGTTGGTTTTTGGTAAACTTAATATATTATCAGCTATGCAGATGCAAATCTGGGGTGGTTACAGAGCAGGGGTACAGTTAACAAAATAAAGATCTACTGTAAAAGTATGGAGAGGCTGGGCTTATAAGAATAACAGAATCATAACTTAAAAGTTAGTGGCTTAAAAAGGAGGAAATCACACAAGAAAAAGTCCTACATTTAATTAAAACTTGCTTTGAAGCCTGACTTAATAAATAGAAGCCAATAGTATGCAGCCATTGTAAGTGGCAAGTCGCCCAAGGTGGCTTTCTTGTAGAGGAATACATACTAGAAAGGCAAAGAGAGGAAtttacaaaagtggtgatattgagacaaaataaaagtggagataaatTTGTCAGGTTTCCCACCAGATTTGTGCGTTTGTTCGTTCacgcatgcggggggggggggggtttgggggggcggggggaagGTTGGGCAGGGGCAAGCGAGGTGGCCAGTCGGATGGCCTAGGGCACCCATCTGACTTGGCCCTCCTCTGCACTCTCTGCATTAGAAGaaccaaaattccaatttaaaaatttgGAATTTCGGCTTtagaagttaccaggagcagctttttgccacccctggtaacacCAGGGTCGTTGCTGCCTAAGGCAACTTGAGACATTTACTCATATGAGCCTGTATTCCTTCACTCTTTTGTACACCAATTAGTCTAGATTTTTACTTTTGTTCAGAACAGTACGTCTTTAATCCATAACCAATATCCAAAAATGTTCTTTGCTCTAATTCTGCCCCAAACCAGGGGGAGGGGGATCATTTGGGCATACCTACACCTTACCATGTACTCAGAATAGGACTAGTTATTTTCCTTTGAACAAATGTTCACTTACCTTACAACAAAAATACCTGATTCTCTTAAAAACTAGAATGGGCAACTGGTCAAGGTAATCCGTTAGGTATAACTtcttagaagaagaagaagtatTTAGAAGAAAATAAGCACAGATTATGTATTTCTTGCTTCTAAGCCACTTATTTATAGTGCATCTTTGAGCCTGACAATCTTGGCTAGGCAGTTTGGACATCCATGAACACTGTACAGACTGCAGAATGAAGGTTTAAATTGTGAACATGGTAAAGGTTTACTGTAACATTGGAATATTCCACTAGGGGTCACTACATATAGTATATGATTGGTTGGGCTCTCTGTGGTTGGTTATCACTTGAGGAAGTACTTACTACTGTCCTGAAATGTCTGATCCTATCACTGCAGAACATCATTTATAGTTTGCACATCTCACCTTCTTTGGCTGGTCAGCAAAAGCAGATAGTCCTGGCTTTATTGACTCAAATACTTCTCCTTCAAGCTCTAAATGGGACCCTGATGTACAAAATTGGCAAAAATTAGAGAATATTCTCAGGCAAGGCAATAATTAAGATAATTTTTCCATTGGGGAATTGTGACCATATGTAAATGAGGctgaaacaaatattttaaattatatattctTTCTTGGCAGTTATTCTCCGCTCATCTTTGTTCACATGTTTGTGTTGTGAACAAAGAGCATATTAGTTCAGATTTTGCTGCATTTCTAATACTTAAAAGATGTGCCTTCTCTCCGTTACATTGCTCTCCTATAAAAAAACAGTTTGGCTGTTTAAGCACAGGACCTCACTCATACCTCTAGCTCTTTGTTTAAATCTGTATATGTGTATCCTTGTACCAGTGCTTCCAGCGTCAAACATGATACCATAAATGGTATCACTGTGGGAATTTTGTCCACTTGTTGCCAATggtaaaactgattttaaagtattTGTTGGTTCCATGTGACATAAACTGAAGTCAATCATGCATGCTGCCAGAATCATAAATACAAATGACACCTTCCACTCCATtttcatactgaaagtgatggtcctgcaaaataaatatagcctgAGTGCTTTCAAAAAGTAATGGCAAGTCACTTATGCAAAGAGAACATAATTAATACAATTAAGGGTCGTACCTAAAGCATCTACTGCTCTCTTTATACAGTTTATAGGATAGTAATTATATCTACAATTTGTAGGGATTACTTGAGGCATGTTTCTCATCTACATCTTCCAGGATTCAAATGATTTATGTATTAatgttaattaattattaataattaattaatgttaattaattattgtgtgtaaaattatttatgccagaaaaatggaaaaaaagaagtgtaaaataaatgacaaacACAAACTGTGCAAACAAACAGCAGATTGACTGTGTGGcatctgtattattattttaaatcgCTTGTCAGGttcaggttgctaaggtaatgaaACTGTAGCTTTAACTCCAAGCCCGAAGACTTAAAAGCAAAAcaacaatataaataattaaaaaaccacaaagagTAAAACCAAAAAGACATTGTCTTTAATATTACTGTCTACCCTATTCTAAAAAAAACTTAGGTAGAAAAAGGTAAGCTACCactttgataataataataaataaacactttTGGAGGTGGGAAGTTTACTGCTCATGTGCCTGTGCAGCTACATTTAAAAGTCCACAATCAAACACAAACACTGGTGTGAAATGTAGCTATGCAGCAGGGTATATAATTGCTACAAGTGAATTAGTAATCTATAGAAACCAAcctttgtatttgtgtttacATATCCACATGGATCAGCCCAATTAACCTTTTAATTTAGGTAAGTCAGTGGTTGAGCCAATCTGTATGAAAATATAAGTGCATTTGCTTAAAATTTAGTTTTGCTCTTTTATCCTTTCTGTGGGTATGAGgcacttattattattagtatattCTGCAGATATTCAGAACAGGAAAAGAAATCACTATGCCTACTGTTTTGAGCTATACATTCAGATAATTACCTTGGCTTGCATGTAAGTAGCCGATTACTCACCCATAGCTGGGTTTGAACATAGCTGTTCTGTATTCTTTTCTACTGATAAATTCCTTTGTTTCTGCCAGAATCAGACCACTTACCTTGTTCTTATATAGCTCTGGATATAAGCCTGATGGAGAGCAATAACCTTTTTCTGCCCAAGTACATATTCTGATGTCACCTCTGCTGGCATTAGAGAAAGGTAAGATCCATTTCCACTACAGTTATTGAAAGCTGCCGATGGACATTCCCATGTTGTGTGTGTTAATATTTACATAGAGAATGCTGGTTCAAAAGTTAGTCCAGATTACTGAGGGCACAGTTTAATTAGTTTACAATCCAACTGAACTAGTTACACATACTTTGTCTACTCTTCTCACAGCATTATACAGGGCTACAAAATTATATTTAGCTTCtctatttttaaagatatttgtgcCTAATGCCAATGCATAAATAGCTTCTtagaaaatgtttaataacacATGCCAGTGATTGGCAAAACAATATAATCATTTTATAGTGGTGGGGTTACcatatttttattcaaaacaaGAAATCTGTTAACACCAGAAACACAGCATTATGTCAGTGTCCTATGAGGTGTAAATGTTTCTGATAGATGATGTGCTGTAGTGATaaaaatttaaaacaaattgaaaaaaaggagGTATGGCTTTTTGAAATAAGTAACAACCTTtcaataattatagaaaaatgtattatatttttgcATAAACAGATCTCTAAGTAGCTCAGCAAATCCTAACCACTACTGTAGAAAAAAATCCAGAACCCAGAATCCAGAAACACATGCTCCTTTGCTAGATGAGAAGTTCCACTTTTCAAACTAACATACAGCATGTAGTTCCCATATTACTATAGCTAACTTGTGGCTCTCTAGATACAAACCCCATAATTCTTCCTTTTCACAAACACCATTATACAATGTCACCAACAGCTAGACTGTCACTGTTTTATCCATGTTCAAATACATTTGCTCATTAAAAACCCTAAGAAATAGGATAGTTGTAATTATTTAAAAAGATCTGTTAATAAAATGATTATACCACCAGctctatttagctttttatttattctgaATATACAGACGATTGTGATTTTTGTGATGTACCCATTGTGTGGTGCACAAATTAAACTCATTTTAATGCTATAATAGATGCTTCAGTGTGGCTACAGTGAGAGGTAGGTACAAAGCAGAATAGGTTTTTGTGAAATGTTTCTATTCAATTCTACAGAACTACATAATTGCAAAGAATCGAACTTTTCTCCAatcctttttttgcatttatgaAATGCTATCTATTAGGAATTATCTTTAGTTCATAACCTTTACTTCTCAGATTCTTTAAATCAGTTACATATTAATGAAGCAAAGGTCATGCATTGCGCGTGTGACTACCTGCCCTAGTCTCCTATTCCCCATTGACGTGAACTGCATGCACAATACTTGTGTCACTTTAGATATCATTTCATTAGTTTATATAGCTTACTCTATAATATTGCAGATGTTAGTCACTGAACAGTTGCAGATCTAACTCTGCAGCAAATTATCAGGACAGTGCAGACTATATGACCCATCTTTAAGGCTCTGTGTAGACTATGGAATTTGCATTCTTTGGGCCACAGAGACCAAAGGACTTTGGTGTATCCCAAATTATTTCTCAACTTGGAATTAGAACTACCAGCATCCCCATGAGTGGATTTTTAGTTTCATAACAGTTTAGGGCTGAGCATCTCTGCTCTGGTCTCTGGTCTGGAATACaagaataaaacatatttttggctGCTGAGTTGTCTGTTAATTTCGggtaatagtttttgaattggtGTGTCCTGCTGTCCCTGAGTTGTAGACGTTGTTAATCTGGGCGGTCAGTGAAGGTGTTTTTGCAAACTTCTCAGAGCTGTGACACTTACACATAATACGGTCCATCCCTCTCTAGCCAGACCGCCAGTTTTTTTCTGTCATGTTTCAGTTGTTCTATGCTTTGCTTACCATGCTCGTGTGGAGTGGTCATGTGACTCCTGACCCACCTAATCAAATAATACAGCGTGACAAGGCCATATGTATATACTTTAAAATGCAGTATTAGGTCTTATAAAGATAGAAGGCATTAGATAGGgttaaatttaaataatttagttTGCACTGTGTTTATTAAGAAATGTTATTGGCCACAGGATATCTCCTCTCCAGTGGGCAACAAATTAGCCAAAAATACCTGCCTCCCTGGGTTATTTGGgattgctgcatgtaaaacactGTACATGTTGTGATCCCAGGTACTTGTAATTGTTCAAAAAAAGCCTTCTGCATTTTTACATTATTACCCGGGATCTCAGTTTGTAAAGTTTGTATCCATCAAATGCAAGGGGTATTTTTGTCTGCTTTTCCACACGCAGGAGAAAAGATTTCCTGCGGTGGCAAAGTACCCTGTCTTAAACGTTTGTTCAAGAACTACTGACATGCCACAATTTATGTAAatgcacacacacagagacagacatgAAAAGGTTATCCCAGTTGATAATGAGTAAGCACTTAGCCACAGCTTCAGCCCTTTCAGAACTTCCTTATATCAGCTGCAGTTGGCGCTGGTAGCAGGACTGATTGTAGGAAATACAGAAATCAGGAGTTTTAATGTACAAATGTCGTTTTAACATACTTAACATGCAATCCTGTGTAAATCATACAGACTTTGCTTTCCCCTTTTTTCTATACATATTAATTGaaacagaaatgtatattttatactgtCCTGGCAACCAGACATATAGAGCTGCATATTTGAGTTCATTCAAAAGAGAGAAC from Xenopus tropicalis strain Nigerian chromosome 8, UCB_Xtro_10.0, whole genome shotgun sequence encodes:
- the entpd5 gene encoding ectonucleoside triphosphate diphosphohydrolase 5 isoform X3, which produces MPAEVTSEYVLGQKKVIALHQAYIQSYIRTRTITFSMKMEWKVSFVFMILAACMIDFSLCHMEPTNTLKSVLPLATSGQNSHSDTIYGIMFDAGSTGTRIHIYRFKQRARGSHLELEGEVFESIKPGLSAFADQPKKGAATVRLLLDLAQKEVPSTQWSHTPVVLKATAGLRLLPETQSDALLSEVREVFRESPFLVPENSVSIINGADEGIFAWITVNFLTGRLHSHRTVGILDLGGGSTQITFLPLTKNTLDQTPHDFLASVELFNSTYRLYTHSYLGLGLKLARLAVLGVSEDNDQQKQFFHSNCFLHGVKGEWSFAGVTLKYEKKSDGQSGFDACYSEILPIIQDKLHQVPEMQHSPFYAFSYYYDRAADANLIDHMHGGVLQVYDFAKSAKEVNQEDV
- the entpd5 gene encoding ectonucleoside triphosphate diphosphohydrolase 5 isoform X4 → MPAEVTSEYVLGQKKVIALHQAYIQSYIRTRTITFSMKMEWKVSFVFMILAACMIDFSLCHMEPTNTLKSVLPLATSGQNSHSDTIYGIMFDAGSTGTRIHIYRFKQRARGSHLELEGEVFESIKPGLSAFADQPKKGAATVRLLLDLAQKEVPSTQWSHTPVVLKATAGLRLLPETQSDALLSEVREVFRESPFLVPENSVSIINGADEGIFAWITVNFLTGRLHSHRTVGILDLGGGSTQITFLPLTKNTLDQTPHDFLASVELFNSTYRLYTHSYLGLGLKLARLAVLGVSEDNDQQKQFFHSNCFLHGVKGEWSFAGVTLKYEKKSDGQSGFDACYSEILPIIQDKLHQVPEMQHSPFYAFSYYYDRAADANLIVNQEDV
- the entpd5 gene encoding ectonucleoside triphosphate diphosphohydrolase 5 isoform X1; translated protein: MPAEVTSEYVLGQKKVIALHQAYIQSYIRTRTITFSMKMEWKVSFVFMILAACMIDFSLCHMEPTNTLKSVLPLATSGQNSHSDTIYGIMFDAGSTGTRIHIYRFKQRARGSHLELEGEVFESIKPGLSAFADQPKKGAATVRLLLDLAQKEVPSTQWSHTPVVLKATAGLRLLPETQSDALLSEVREVFRESPFLVPENSVSIINGADEGIFAWITVNFLTGRLHSHRTVGILDLGGGSTQITFLPLTKNTLDQTPHDFLASVELFNSTYRLYTHSYLGLGLKLARLAVLGVSEDNDQQKQFFHSNCFLHGVKGEWSFAGVTLKYEKKSDGQSGFDACYSEILPIIQDKLHQVPEMQHSPFYAFSYYYDRAADANLIDHMHGGVLQVYDFAKSAKEVCERTEQSPTHSHFLCMDLTFITALLKEGFGFEDNTSLQLTKKMYDVEMSWTLGAIFHVLQSLHQQK
- the entpd5 gene encoding ectonucleoside triphosphate diphosphohydrolase 5 isoform X2, with product MKMEWKVSFVFMILAACMIDFSLCHMEPTNTLKSVLPLATSGQNSHSDTIYGIMFDAGSTGTRIHIYRFKQRARGSHLELEGEVFESIKPGLSAFADQPKKGAATVRLLLDLAQKEVPSTQWSHTPVVLKATAGLRLLPETQSDALLSEVREVFRESPFLVPENSVSIINGADEGIFAWITVNFLTGRLHSHRTVGILDLGGGSTQITFLPLTKNTLDQTPHDFLASVELFNSTYRLYTHSYLGLGLKLARLAVLGVSEDNDQQKQFFHSNCFLHGVKGEWSFAGVTLKYEKKSDGQSGFDACYSEILPIIQDKLHQVPEMQHSPFYAFSYYYDRAADANLIDHMHGGVLQVYDFAKSAKEVCERTEQSPTHSHFLCMDLTFITALLKEGFGFEDNTSLQLTKKMYDVEMSWTLGAIFHVLQSLHQQK
- the entpd5 gene encoding ectonucleoside triphosphate diphosphohydrolase 5 precursor (The RefSeq protein has 3 substitutions compared to this genomic sequence), with translation MKMEWKVSFVFMILAACMIDFSLCHMEPTNTLKSVLPLATSGQTSHSDTIYGIMFDAGSTGTRIHIYRFKQRARGSHLELEGEVFESIKPGLSAFADQPKKGAATVRLLLDLAQKEVPSTQWSHTPVVLKATAGLRLLSETQSDALLSEVREVFHESPFLVPENSVSIINGADEGIFAWITVNFLTGRLHSHRTVGILDLGGGSTQITFLPLTKNTLDQTPHDFLASVELFNSTYRLYTHSYLGLGLKLARLAVLGVSEDNDQQKQFFHSNCFLHGVKGEWSFAGVTLKYEKKSDGQSGFDACYSEILPIIQDKLHQVPEMQHSPFYAFSYYYDRAADANLIDHMHGGVLQVYDFAKSAKEVCERTEQSPTHSHFLCMDLTFITALLKEGFGFEDNTSLQLTKKMYDVEMSWTLGAIFHVLQSLHQQK